In Humulus lupulus chromosome 6, drHumLupu1.1, whole genome shotgun sequence, a single genomic region encodes these proteins:
- the LOC133784065 gene encoding uncharacterized protein LOC133784065, with translation MRSGETISKFFHNVLHSIIRLHGALLKRPEPVVENSTDERWKWFKNCLGALDGTHIRVRVSMADKPKYCTRKGEIATNVLGVCSQDMQFIYVLPGWEGSAEDGRVLRDAIRRTNGLCVPNGMLCVLDYTFFFG, from the exons ATGAGATCTGGTGAGACTATTAGCAAGTTTTTTCACAATGTGTTACATTCAATCATTCGACTACATGGAGCGTTATTGAAAAGACCTGAACCGGTTGTTGAAAACTCAACAGATGAAAGGTGGAAATGGTTCAAG AATTGCTTAGGGGCACTAGATGGAACTCATATTAGAGTGAGAGTATCTATGGCTGATAAACCAAAATATTGTACTCGAAAAGGTGAAATAGCTACAAATGTCTTAGGTGTATGCTCCCAAGACATGCAATTCATATATGTGTTACCTGGATGGGAAGGCTCTGCGGAAGATGGTAGAGTTTTACGTGATGCCATACGTAGAACAAATGGTTTGTGTGTTCCAAATGGTATGCTTTGTGTTTTagattatacatttttttttggaTAA